Proteins encoded in a region of the Roseateles sp. SL47 genome:
- a CDS encoding M16 family metallopeptidase: protein MSLKRRDLMLGASLATALPMLPVQARSQGAVPPPPSGFESPPEAPPAPAVASLNLQQARLPNGLRLLVLPRPGAVRTSLRLIGAGGWLKDPAGREGLAEVALTLLAQGASRGDETMDSADIAYASDLLGRPLRLDLSPASAEIALEALPDQCDDAVSLMADLVGAPTLTFEALEHVRGRAQDALLLRRADAEQLAPWAGRRLFWGGAYPLASAGTLKRLKRDEVQAFHRLYWRPDHTQLLLCGDLSMDTARDLAQDLFEDWRAPKPAPATLTTRIAEAAVAAAAQPPAVARMIPLPRATGCCVVLQTAVPRSTPAALRALARHLMQERLLDSLPWAWRSDMEAPGGPACWRLSLSLPPEAVPELLAQAREHLPRLAAEAVTPDDLALAQALALGEWQSRLVSAPDALLADAIGQGDLDDTLQWPQRLRAVSAPVLQLLMGSCWRESGTQVLLVGEAGAPEPLQRAWPGLAVVRMSAVIGE, encoded by the coding sequence ATGAGCCTGAAACGACGTGACCTGATGCTGGGCGCCAGCCTGGCCACCGCCTTGCCGATGCTGCCAGTGCAGGCTCGCTCACAAGGCGCTGTGCCGCCGCCGCCCTCCGGATTTGAAAGCCCGCCTGAAGCGCCGCCGGCCCCCGCCGTGGCGTCTTTGAACCTGCAACAGGCCCGTCTGCCCAACGGCCTGCGCCTGCTGGTGCTGCCTCGCCCCGGGGCCGTGCGGACCTCTTTGCGGCTGATCGGTGCGGGTGGCTGGCTCAAGGATCCCGCCGGCCGCGAAGGCCTGGCGGAAGTGGCGCTGACCCTGCTCGCCCAGGGAGCGTCCCGCGGCGACGAAACCATGGATTCCGCCGACATCGCCTATGCCTCCGACCTGCTGGGCCGGCCATTGCGGCTGGATCTTTCACCGGCGTCGGCGGAGATTGCGCTGGAGGCTTTGCCGGACCAATGTGACGACGCGGTCAGCCTGATGGCGGATCTGGTCGGTGCGCCCACGCTGACCTTCGAAGCGTTGGAGCATGTGCGCGGTCGTGCGCAGGATGCCCTGCTGCTGCGCCGGGCGGATGCGGAGCAACTGGCGCCCTGGGCCGGCCGACGGCTGTTCTGGGGGGGCGCCTATCCGCTGGCGAGTGCCGGCACGCTCAAGCGTCTCAAGCGCGACGAGGTGCAGGCCTTCCATCGCCTCTACTGGCGGCCGGACCACACCCAGCTGCTGCTCTGCGGCGACCTCTCCATGGACACGGCCCGCGACCTGGCGCAGGACCTGTTCGAGGATTGGCGCGCCCCCAAGCCAGCGCCGGCCACGCTGACCACGCGGATTGCCGAAGCTGCTGTGGCTGCAGCGGCCCAGCCGCCCGCCGTGGCGCGCATGATCCCGCTGCCGCGTGCCACCGGTTGTTGTGTGGTGTTGCAGACCGCCGTACCGCGCAGCACGCCAGCAGCGCTGCGTGCACTGGCCCGCCACCTGATGCAGGAGCGGCTGCTGGACAGCCTGCCCTGGGCCTGGCGCAGCGACATGGAAGCGCCCGGCGGCCCCGCGTGCTGGCGCCTGTCCTTGAGCCTGCCGCCGGAAGCCGTGCCCGAACTGCTGGCTCAGGCTCGGGAACACCTGCCACGGCTGGCGGCCGAAGCCGTCACCCCGGACGACCTGGCCCTGGCTCAGGCCCTGGCACTGGGGGAATGGCAAAGCCGTCTGGTGTCCGCCCCGGATGCGCTACTGGCCGACGCCATTGGCCAGGGCGACCTGGACGACACGCTGCAGTGGCCGCAACGGTTGCGCGCCGTGAGCGCGCCGGTGCTGCAACTCCTGATGGGCAGCTGCTGGCGTGAATCCGGCACGCAGGTGCTGCTGGTGGGCGAGGCGGGCGCGCCGGAGCCCCTGCAACGCGCCTGGCCGGGCCTGGCTGTGGTTAGAATGAGCGCTGTCATTGGGGAGTAG
- a CDS encoding M16 family metallopeptidase — MLANMLGNGLLWVARPAPGPHVAVRVVYRVGAKDDPTGRSGLTHLTLRLVAAASRYLEAGQFHRLVAQAGGTTSLELDEDFAALQTVVPAHQLERILWAEAERMSNPRLEPDNLDRARAQVQQAVRQPLMRPYGRLEPAMARNAYLSHPYQRGALGDPDQLKDLDLEAVRAFHAAGFRCDRALLVITGPYDEATLARWVQHHFGSIRPPLAAPVEFREVKEPRRSQSQTVKLSLPQAPLPAAALVWQVPRADDASTPIWQLAHALLARGRSGRLTDTLVDELAVAHRLHLWLSQRQQAGLLMAQGLAAHGQTAAPLAQALQNEVVRLADEPVSDEELDKAKALLKRDWQALEWSADPLARSLGTAWAVRGDLQAAAKDAAAWTRLEARDVQQLWRSQIVRAPVLTLLADVGAAAASGASGVVV, encoded by the coding sequence ATGTTGGCGAACATGTTGGGAAATGGCCTGCTCTGGGTCGCCCGTCCTGCGCCCGGTCCGCATGTTGCCGTGCGGGTGGTCTATCGCGTGGGCGCCAAGGACGACCCGACCGGGCGCTCCGGCCTCACCCATCTGACCCTGCGCCTGGTGGCCGCAGCCAGCCGTTATCTCGAGGCCGGGCAGTTCCACCGCCTGGTGGCCCAGGCCGGTGGCACCACCAGCCTGGAACTGGATGAGGACTTCGCCGCGCTCCAGACCGTCGTGCCTGCTCACCAGTTGGAGCGCATCCTCTGGGCCGAAGCCGAACGCATGAGCAACCCGCGCCTGGAACCTGACAACCTGGACCGCGCGCGCGCCCAGGTGCAGCAGGCCGTGCGGCAGCCCTTGATGCGCCCGTACGGCCGCCTGGAACCGGCGATGGCCCGCAACGCTTATCTCAGCCACCCCTACCAGCGCGGAGCCCTGGGCGATCCCGATCAGCTCAAGGATCTGGACCTCGAAGCCGTTCGTGCCTTTCACGCTGCCGGGTTCCGCTGCGACCGCGCGCTGCTGGTGATCACCGGCCCGTATGACGAGGCCACGCTGGCGCGCTGGGTGCAGCATCACTTCGGTTCCATCCGCCCCCCGCTGGCCGCGCCGGTGGAGTTCCGGGAGGTCAAGGAACCGCGTCGCTCGCAGAGCCAGACGGTGAAGCTGTCGCTGCCGCAGGCGCCGCTGCCGGCGGCAGCCTTGGTCTGGCAGGTGCCGCGCGCGGACGATGCCAGCACCCCCATCTGGCAGCTGGCGCATGCGCTGCTGGCCCGGGGCCGCTCCGGCCGCCTGACCGACACCCTGGTGGACGAACTGGCAGTGGCCCATCGTCTCCATCTGTGGCTGAGCCAGCGCCAGCAGGCGGGCCTGCTGATGGCACAGGGCCTGGCCGCCCATGGGCAGACCGCCGCGCCTTTGGCGCAGGCGCTGCAGAATGAAGTCGTCCGCCTGGCCGATGAACCGGTGAGCGACGAAGAGCTGGACAAGGCCAAGGCCTTGCTCAAGCGTGATTGGCAGGCGCTGGAATGGAGCGCCGACCCCCTGGCCCGCAGCCTCGGCACGGCGTGGGCCGTCCGGGGTGACCTGCAGGCAGCGGCCAAGGACGCCGCCGCCTGGACCCGGCTGGAAGCCAGGGATGTGCAGCAGCTCTGGCGCAGCCAGATCGTGCGCGCGCCGGTCCTGACCTTGCTGGCCGATGTCGGAGCCGCCGCAGCATCAGGCGCCTCGGGAGTGGTGGTATGA
- a CDS encoding TMEM165/GDT1 family protein: MEAFLISTGLVALAEIGDKTQLLAFILAARFRRPIPIILGILIATLVNHACAGAIGAWITSQVSPQILRWVLGVGFIAMAIWTLIPDKIEEEETGGRFKLGVLGTTIVAFFLAEMGDKTQIATVALAARFNDLWPVVAGTTLGMMLANVPAVLIGDKLAHKLPVRLVHGIAAVIFAVLGVATLLGAGEALGV; this comes from the coding sequence ATGGAAGCTTTTCTCATCTCTACAGGCCTGGTGGCCCTCGCCGAAATTGGCGACAAGACCCAGCTGCTGGCCTTCATCCTCGCGGCACGTTTCCGCCGCCCCATTCCCATCATCCTCGGCATCCTCATCGCCACCCTGGTGAACCATGCCTGCGCGGGCGCCATCGGGGCCTGGATCACGTCTCAGGTGTCGCCGCAGATCCTGCGCTGGGTGCTGGGCGTTGGCTTCATCGCCATGGCCATCTGGACCTTGATTCCGGACAAGATCGAGGAGGAAGAAACCGGCGGCCGCTTCAAGCTGGGCGTGCTCGGCACCACCATCGTGGCCTTCTTCCTGGCCGAGATGGGCGACAAGACGCAGATCGCCACCGTGGCCCTGGCGGCGCGCTTCAACGACCTGTGGCCGGTGGTGGCGGGCACTACCCTCGGCATGATGCTGGCCAACGTGCCGGCGGTGCTGATTGGTGACAAGCTGGCGCACAAGCTGCCGGTCCGCCTGGTGCATGGCATTGCCGCCGTGATCTTTGCGGTGCTGGGGGTGGCGACCCTGCTGGGCGCGGGCGAAGCGCTCGGCGTCTGA
- a CDS encoding VOC family protein, with protein MQMAYTIVYVSDVAESLAFFGRAFGVPQRFLHESGAYGELETGSTTLAFARHDIARGNLGHDYRRASDGAPLGMEVGLATQDVPAAYAQAVEAGAQGLTPPVTKPWGQVVAYVRCPDGTLVELCTPM; from the coding sequence ATGCAAATGGCCTACACCATCGTCTATGTCTCGGATGTCGCCGAGTCCCTGGCCTTCTTTGGACGCGCTTTCGGGGTGCCGCAGCGCTTCCTGCACGAGTCCGGCGCCTACGGCGAACTCGAGACCGGCAGCACCACGCTGGCCTTCGCCCGGCATGACATTGCCAGGGGCAATCTCGGCCATGACTACCGTCGCGCTTCCGATGGGGCGCCGCTGGGGATGGAGGTGGGGCTGGCCACCCAGGATGTGCCCGCTGCCTATGCCCAGGCGGTGGAGGCCGGTGCACAGGGCCTGACCCCGCCGGTCACGAAGCCCTGGGGGCAGGTGGTGGCGTATGTCCGGTGCCCGGATGGGACGCTGGTGGAGCTGTGCACGCCGATGTGA
- the glpK gene encoding glycerol kinase GlpK produces MTYLLALDQGTSSSRSIVFDAQGRIVAMAQREFRQIYPQPGWVEHDAQEIWDTQLATAREVLAKANLSAADLKGLGITNQRETTLVWNRKTGQPVYHAIVWQDRRAEPQCAALREQGHTAMVQRKTGLVIDAYFSGTKLQWILEHVPQAREQAERGELAFGTIDSWLIWQLTHGEVHVTDVSNAARTMLFNVHENRWDDELLTLLRIPRSVLPEVHPSAHEFGVASADHLGAPVLIGGIAGDQQSALFGQACFEAGMAKNTYGTGCFMLMHTGGRFQTSGNGLITTSAAQPTTTPQFALEGSVFIGGAVVQWLRDGLNAIKASGEVQGLAESVPDAGGVMFVPAFTGLGAPYWDAEARGAIVGLTRGSTVAHIARAALESIAFQSAALLQAMSRDAVAAGGAPVSELRVDGGACVNNLLMQFQADLLGIPVVRPKVIETTALGAAYLAGLTAGVYGGTSDIGKNWQTERTFLPTMSRDRAGQLMTDWERAVRQACTR; encoded by the coding sequence ATGACCTATCTGCTGGCCCTGGACCAGGGCACCTCAAGTTCACGCTCCATCGTGTTTGATGCGCAAGGGCGCATTGTGGCGATGGCCCAGCGGGAGTTCCGCCAGATCTATCCGCAGCCCGGATGGGTGGAACACGATGCCCAGGAAATCTGGGACACCCAGCTGGCCACCGCACGGGAGGTGCTGGCCAAGGCCAACTTGTCGGCAGCGGACCTAAAAGGCCTGGGCATCACCAACCAGCGTGAGACCACGCTGGTGTGGAACCGCAAGACCGGCCAGCCGGTCTATCACGCCATCGTCTGGCAGGACCGCCGGGCGGAGCCGCAGTGCGCGGCCTTGCGCGAGCAGGGCCACACGGCCATGGTGCAGCGCAAGACGGGGCTGGTGATCGACGCGTATTTCTCCGGCACCAAGCTGCAGTGGATTCTGGAGCATGTGCCGCAGGCCCGTGAGCAGGCGGAGCGAGGGGAACTGGCCTTCGGCACCATCGACAGCTGGCTGATCTGGCAGCTGACGCATGGGGAGGTGCATGTCACCGATGTCAGCAATGCCGCACGGACCATGCTGTTTAATGTGCATGAAAACCGCTGGGATGACGAACTGCTGACCCTGCTGCGCATTCCGCGTTCGGTGCTGCCCGAGGTCCATCCTTCCGCTCATGAATTCGGCGTGGCGTCGGCGGACCACCTGGGTGCCCCCGTGCTCATCGGCGGCATCGCAGGGGACCAGCAGAGCGCCCTCTTCGGCCAGGCCTGCTTCGAGGCCGGCATGGCCAAGAACACCTACGGCACCGGCTGCTTCATGCTGATGCACACCGGCGGCCGCTTCCAGACCAGCGGCAACGGGCTGATCACCACCAGCGCCGCCCAGCCGACCACCACGCCGCAGTTCGCGCTGGAGGGCAGCGTGTTCATCGGGGGCGCGGTGGTGCAGTGGTTGCGGGACGGCTTGAATGCCATCAAGGCCAGCGGCGAGGTGCAGGGGCTGGCGGAAAGCGTGCCGGATGCCGGCGGCGTGATGTTTGTGCCGGCCTTCACCGGGCTGGGTGCGCCGTATTGGGATGCCGAAGCACGGGGTGCCATCGTGGGCCTGACGCGCGGCTCCACCGTGGCGCACATTGCGCGCGCAGCGCTGGAGAGCATCGCCTTCCAGAGCGCCGCGCTGCTGCAGGCCATGAGCCGCGATGCGGTGGCCGCCGGCGGTGCGCCGGTGAGCGAGCTGCGGGTGGACGGCGGCGCCTGCGTGAACAACCTGCTGATGCAGTTCCAGGCGGACCTGCTAGGCATTCCGGTGGTCCGGCCCAAGGTCATTGAGACCACGGCGCTGGGTGCCGCCTATCTGGCAGGCCTGACCGCCGGTGTGTATGGCGGCACATCGGACATCGGCAAGAACTGGCAGACCGAACGCACCTTCCTGCCCACCATGTCCCGCGACCGTGCCGGGCAGCTCATGACCGACTGGGAACGGGCGGTGCGGCAGGCCTGCACCCGCTGA
- the glpD gene encoding glycerol-3-phosphate dehydrogenase: MTASPAAFEGTALPASCDVLVVGGGINGAGIARDLAGRGWSVVLAEASDFAAHTSSASTKLIHGGLRYLEYYEFSLVRKALQEREVLLRSAPHIMWPLRFVMPHDAAMRPAWMIRIGLFLYDHLARREVLPGSTGVNLRQSPLGRPLKSQYTRGFVYSDGWVDDARLVLLNALDARDKGASLHTRTTVVAARRHADHWVATLRGPQGEFQVRARALVNAAGPWAESFLREHAQSAGAETLATKSLRLVKGSHIVVRRAFEHDHAYIFQNPDKRIIFAIPYENEFTLIGTTDVELPADALAGFGKARSDPQEVAYLCEQASRYFDKPLTPADVVWTYAGVRPLLDDASGDPSAVTRDYLLETHAEGGAPLLSVWGGKITTFRKLAEDATDLVGQMLGDRRAAWTEQAHLPGGDLKEWIGAPQRPDTDFQRLLTALGQRHAWLPPALAHRLARAYGGRIGRVLGAADSLQDLGPEIAPGLHEAELRYLVREEWAQSADDVLWRRSKLGLHYTEAQRAAVDDWFRQQSLPSLPDNNHHMQRDRSWN, from the coding sequence GTGACCGCTAGCCCTGCTGCTTTTGAAGGCACCGCCCTGCCCGCGTCGTGTGACGTGCTGGTGGTGGGCGGGGGGATCAATGGCGCCGGCATTGCGCGGGATCTGGCCGGGCGCGGCTGGTCCGTGGTGCTGGCCGAGGCCTCGGATTTCGCCGCCCACACCTCGTCGGCATCCACCAAGCTGATCCACGGGGGGTTGCGCTATCTGGAGTACTACGAGTTCTCGCTGGTCCGCAAGGCGCTGCAGGAGCGCGAGGTGCTGCTGCGCAGCGCGCCGCACATCATGTGGCCGCTGCGCTTTGTGATGCCGCACGACGCGGCCATGCGGCCCGCGTGGATGATCCGTATCGGCCTGTTCCTCTACGACCATCTCGCGCGCCGCGAAGTGCTGCCCGGCTCCACCGGGGTGAACCTGCGCCAGTCGCCCCTGGGACGGCCGCTGAAGTCGCAATACACCCGCGGCTTTGTGTACTCCGACGGCTGGGTGGATGATGCCCGGTTGGTGCTGCTCAATGCACTGGATGCACGGGACAAGGGCGCCAGCCTGCACACCCGCACCACCGTCGTGGCCGCCCGCCGCCATGCCGACCACTGGGTGGCGACCCTGCGCGGTCCTCAGGGGGAGTTCCAGGTTCGGGCCCGGGCGCTGGTCAATGCCGCTGGCCCCTGGGCGGAAAGCTTCCTGCGTGAGCATGCCCAGTCGGCGGGCGCCGAAACCTTGGCCACCAAGAGCCTGCGGCTGGTCAAGGGCAGCCACATCGTCGTGCGCCGGGCCTTTGAGCACGACCACGCCTACATCTTCCAGAACCCCGACAAGCGCATCATCTTTGCCATCCCCTACGAAAACGAGTTCACGCTGATCGGCACCACCGACGTGGAACTACCGGCCGATGCGCTTGCCGGGTTCGGCAAGGCCCGCAGCGATCCGCAGGAGGTGGCCTATCTCTGCGAGCAGGCCAGCCGTTATTTCGACAAGCCATTGACCCCGGCGGACGTGGTGTGGACCTATGCGGGCGTGCGTCCGCTGCTGGACGATGCCTCGGGCGATCCGTCCGCCGTCACGCGCGACTACCTGCTGGAAACGCATGCCGAAGGCGGCGCGCCCCTGCTGAGCGTGTGGGGCGGCAAGATCACCACCTTCCGCAAGCTGGCCGAAGATGCCACCGACCTGGTGGGCCAGATGCTGGGCGACCGCCGCGCCGCGTGGACCGAACAGGCCCATCTGCCGGGCGGCGACCTGAAGGAATGGATCGGCGCGCCCCAGCGGCCCGACACCGACTTCCAGCGCCTGCTCACCGCCCTCGGCCAGCGCCATGCCTGGCTGCCGCCGGCGCTGGCGCATCGCCTGGCCCGCGCCTATGGCGGGCGCATTGGCCGTGTGCTGGGCGCTGCCGACAGCCTGCAGGACCTCGGACCGGAAATTGCCCCAGGCCTGCACGAAGCCGAACTGCGCTATCTGGTCCGCGAAGAGTGGGCGCAGTCGGCCGACGATGTGCTGTGGCGCCGCTCCAAGCTGGGCTTGCATTACACCGAAGCGCAACGCGCTGCGGTGGATGACTGGTTCCGCCAGCAGTCCCTCCCTTCCCTCCCCGACAACAACCACCACATGCAAAGAGACAGGTCATGGAACTGA
- a CDS encoding helix-turn-helix transcriptional regulator: MRRADRLFQIVQLIRGRRLTTAEFLAQRLEVSIRTVYRDVAALQQQGVPIDGEAGVGYRMRVGFELPPLMFSAEEAQSLVAAVRLAQPQLDAVLEQRAEEALSKILAVLPGTARAAAESLTVYALQRGLDEATRARLTRLRQATESRNKLRLSYLDLNEQTTTRVVRPLACFFWGPVWTFSAWCELRQDFRSFRVDRVQQLEVLEDRFRDEPGKTLADLQRQDNARENWA; the protein is encoded by the coding sequence ATGCGCCGCGCCGACCGACTGTTTCAGATCGTCCAACTCATCCGCGGACGCCGCCTGACCACCGCTGAATTCCTGGCCCAACGTCTGGAGGTGTCCATCCGCACCGTCTATCGGGATGTGGCGGCCTTGCAGCAGCAAGGGGTGCCCATCGACGGTGAAGCCGGGGTGGGCTACCGCATGCGGGTGGGGTTTGAATTGCCGCCGCTGATGTTCAGCGCGGAGGAGGCGCAGTCGCTGGTGGCGGCGGTGCGGCTGGCCCAGCCGCAGTTGGATGCCGTGCTGGAGCAGCGGGCCGAAGAGGCGCTGAGCAAGATCCTGGCGGTGCTGCCGGGCACTGCGCGTGCGGCGGCGGAAAGCCTCACGGTCTACGCTCTGCAACGAGGCTTGGACGAGGCCACCCGCGCCCGGCTGACCCGGCTGCGGCAGGCGACCGAATCCCGCAACAAGCTGCGGCTCTCGTATCTGGACCTGAACGAGCAGACGACCACCCGGGTGGTGCGGCCGCTGGCTTGCTTCTTCTGGGGGCCGGTGTGGACGTTCTCGGCCTGGTGCGAGCTGCGCCAGGACTTCCGCAGCTTCCGGGTGGACCGGGTGCAGCAGCTGGAGGTGCTGGAGGACCGGTTCCGGGACGAGCCCGGCAAGACGCTGGCGGACCTGCAGCGGCAGGACAACGCCCGAGAGAACTGGGCCTGA
- a CDS encoding NAD(P)/FAD-dependent oxidoreductase: MNAELPHVVIVGCGFGGLEATKVLEGAPVRVTLVDRSNHHLFQPLLYQVATAGLSAPSIASPIRHMRRHQRNLTVLMAEVTAIDKTQRRVHLGDGQELVYDHLIVAAGATHSYFGNDQWQTHAPGLKTLADAFKLRARLLSGFEKAETLADQPAQRESWLTFVVIGGGPTGVEMAGTLAEIARHTLRDEFRRIDPSKAKVLLVEGSDRVLATFKPAQSALAQAQLERLGVTVRTNCRVVGIDETGVDLQLPDGSHERIASHTKVWAAGVAASPLARTLEVPLDRAGRVIVDEHMNIPGHPEVYVVGDMAAALSYEKDGSRKPVPGVSPGAKQAGRHAALQILARMQGRSEGAFRYRDYGSLATIGRKAAVADLGSIQFSGFSAWLFWLFVHVYFLIGFRNRLRVFADWAWAYFTFQRHARIVVEPQQRGDPDEA, encoded by the coding sequence ATGAATGCCGAATTACCTCATGTCGTGATCGTTGGGTGCGGCTTCGGTGGCCTGGAAGCCACCAAGGTGCTGGAGGGCGCGCCGGTGCGGGTGACCCTCGTTGACCGCAGCAACCATCATCTGTTTCAGCCGCTGCTCTACCAGGTGGCCACCGCAGGCTTGTCCGCGCCCTCGATTGCCTCGCCGATCCGCCATATGCGGCGGCACCAGCGCAATCTGACCGTGCTGATGGCCGAGGTCACGGCCATCGACAAAACGCAGCGTCGGGTGCATTTGGGGGATGGGCAGGAACTGGTCTATGACCACCTGATCGTGGCGGCCGGCGCCACACACAGCTACTTCGGCAATGACCAGTGGCAGACGCATGCGCCGGGCCTCAAGACCCTGGCCGATGCGTTCAAGCTGCGGGCGCGGCTGCTGAGCGGTTTTGAAAAGGCCGAGACGCTGGCGGACCAGCCGGCGCAACGGGAAAGCTGGCTCACCTTTGTGGTGATCGGCGGTGGCCCGACCGGTGTGGAAATGGCCGGCACGCTGGCGGAAATCGCCCGGCACACCCTGCGCGATGAGTTCCGGCGCATCGACCCCAGCAAGGCGAAAGTCCTGCTGGTGGAAGGCTCGGACCGTGTGCTGGCGACCTTCAAGCCGGCCCAGTCGGCCCTGGCGCAGGCCCAGCTGGAGCGGCTGGGTGTGACGGTGCGGACGAACTGCCGCGTCGTGGGCATTGATGAGACCGGCGTGGATCTGCAACTGCCCGATGGCAGCCACGAGCGCATCGCCTCACACACCAAGGTGTGGGCGGCGGGTGTGGCGGCCTCGCCGCTGGCGCGCACGCTGGAGGTTCCGCTGGACCGGGCCGGGCGCGTCATCGTGGACGAGCACATGAACATTCCGGGGCATCCGGAGGTGTATGTGGTGGGCGACATGGCGGCAGCGCTCAGCTACGAGAAGGACGGCAGCCGCAAGCCGGTGCCGGGCGTGAGCCCCGGGGCCAAGCAGGCGGGCCGTCATGCCGCGCTCCAGATCCTGGCGCGGATGCAAGGCCGCTCCGAAGGCGCCTTCCGTTATCGGGACTACGGTTCCCTGGCCACCATCGGCCGCAAGGCGGCGGTGGCGGACCTGGGCAGCATCCAGTTCAGCGGCTTCTCGGCCTGGCTGTTCTGGCTGTTTGTACACGTGTACTTCCTGATCGGGTTCCGCAACCGCCTGCGTGTGTTTGCCGATTGGGCCTGGGCGTATTTCACCTTCCAGCGGCATGCGCGGATTGTGGTGGAGCCGCAGCAGCGGGGGGATCCGGACGAGGCCTGA
- a CDS encoding ABC transporter ATP-binding protein yields MELSLHGVSHRVGAQPFLYPLDLRPTPGAVTVLLGATQAGKTTLMRLMAGLDRPTEGRIEVDGTDVTGWPVRQRDVAMVYQQFINYPSMTVRDNIASPLKLRGTLDRAGIRDRVDQLARKLHIEMHLDKLPAQLSGGQQQRVALARALAKQAPLMLLDEPLVNLDYKLREELRDELTQLFATGDATVIYATTEPAEALMLGGYTAVMDAGELLQYGPTAEVFHRPASLRVARAFSDPPMNLLLAQGLGDRLQLKPGLDLLLPGQGAVTVGVRANALRVQAQPGDVALQGQVELAEISGSDTFVHVRSEVGDLVAQLTGVHDFGLGEPLTLYLQASQVHVFDAAGLLTRAPERRGGR; encoded by the coding sequence ATGGAACTGAGTCTTCACGGTGTCAGCCACCGTGTGGGGGCTCAGCCGTTTCTTTATCCGCTGGACCTGCGTCCCACCCCGGGTGCGGTCACCGTGCTGCTGGGCGCCACGCAGGCCGGCAAGACCACGCTGATGCGCTTGATGGCGGGCCTGGATCGGCCGACGGAAGGCCGCATCGAGGTCGATGGCACCGACGTCACCGGCTGGCCGGTCCGCCAGCGCGATGTCGCCATGGTCTATCAGCAGTTCATCAACTATCCGTCGATGACGGTGCGCGACAACATTGCCTCACCGCTCAAGCTGCGCGGCACCCTGGACCGCGCCGGCATCCGCGACCGGGTGGACCAGCTCGCCCGCAAGCTCCACATCGAGATGCATCTGGACAAGCTGCCGGCGCAGCTCTCCGGCGGCCAGCAGCAGCGTGTGGCGCTGGCCCGCGCGCTGGCCAAGCAGGCCCCGCTGATGTTGCTGGACGAGCCGCTGGTGAACCTGGACTACAAGCTGCGCGAGGAACTCCGCGACGAGTTGACCCAGCTGTTTGCCACCGGCGATGCCACCGTCATCTATGCCACCACCGAGCCGGCGGAAGCGCTGATGCTGGGCGGCTACACGGCGGTGATGGATGCCGGCGAACTGCTGCAGTACGGGCCGACGGCAGAGGTGTTTCACCGTCCGGCCTCGTTGCGGGTGGCCCGCGCCTTCAGCGATCCGCCGATGAACCTGCTGCTGGCGCAGGGCCTGGGGGATCGTCTCCAGCTCAAGCCGGGCCTGGACCTGCTGCTGCCGGGCCAGGGGGCCGTGACCGTTGGCGTGCGCGCCAATGCACTGCGGGTGCAGGCGCAGCCCGGTGATGTGGCGCTCCAGGGCCAGGTGGAGCTGGCGGAGATCTCCGGCAGCGACACCTTTGTGCATGTGCGCAGCGAGGTGGGTGACCTGGTGGCCCAGCTCACCGGGGTGCATGACTTCGGCCTGGGCGAACCCCTGACGCTTTACCTGCAGGCCTCGCAGGTCCATGTTTTTGATGCCGCCGGGTTGCTGACACGCGCCCCCGAGCGACGCGGAGGCCGCTGA
- a CDS encoding DeoR/GlpR family DNA-binding transcription regulator, which translates to MNPNPRQNDLLQEVRARGSVSVEALAERFGVTLQTVRRDVQRLAEAGLVARFHGGVRVPSSTTENIAYRQRQALQADGKARIARAIAARIPAGCSLILNLGTTTEAVAHALLNHKGLRVITNNLNVATILSDNPDCELVMVGGSVRHRDRGVVGEAAVDFIRQFKVDIGLIGISGIESDGSLRDFDYREVMVARAIVEHSREVWVAADSTKFNRPAMAEVARLPQIDALFTDARPPEPFAGLMADAGVELVVAD; encoded by the coding sequence ATGAATCCGAATCCCCGCCAGAACGACCTGCTGCAAGAGGTAAGAGCCCGCGGCTCGGTGAGTGTGGAGGCGCTGGCCGAGCGCTTTGGCGTCACCCTGCAGACCGTGCGACGCGATGTGCAGCGCCTGGCCGAAGCCGGGCTGGTGGCGCGTTTCCACGGCGGTGTGCGTGTGCCCTCCTCCACCACTGAAAACATCGCCTACCGCCAGCGCCAGGCCCTGCAGGCCGATGGCAAGGCGCGCATTGCCCGCGCGATTGCAGCGCGCATTCCGGCGGGCTGCTCGCTGATCCTGAACCTGGGCACCACCACCGAGGCGGTGGCCCATGCGCTGCTCAACCACAAGGGCCTGCGCGTCATCACCAACAACCTGAACGTGGCCACGATCCTGAGCGACAACCCGGACTGCGAGCTGGTGATGGTGGGCGGCTCGGTGCGGCACCGGGACCGTGGTGTGGTGGGTGAAGCGGCGGTCGACTTCATCCGCCAGTTCAAGGTGGACATCGGCCTCATCGGCATTTCCGGGATTGAATCCGACGGCAGCCTGCGCGACTTTGATTACCGCGAAGTGATGGTGGCCCGGGCCATCGTGGAACACTCGCGCGAGGTGTGGGTGGCGGCCGATTCCACCAAGTTCAACCGCCCGGCGATGGCCGAAGTGGCCCGCCTGCCGCAGATTGACGCGCTCTTCACCGATGCACGCCCGCCCGAGCCCTTCGCCGGCCTGATGGCCGATGCCGGCGTGGAGCTGGTGGTGGCAGACTGA